The genomic DNA GTGGCTTCGTCGACGGACATGCGTCGACCGTACGACGCCGACTCCTGCGAGGCGCCCGGTAATCGCAAGGTGTGAGGAAAATCTAACACTGCCAAATCTTCTTGCTCCTCACTAACGTCGGGCGCGGCGACGAAGAGTGCCCAGGTGATCAACTCCGGCTGTTTCGCGCCTCTTTCACCGTATGGACAGAAAAGGAGAACGGGCGTGTTTGAACGCATAGCCGAACTGGTGATCCGCCGGTCCCGGCTGGTCCTCGTCGTCGCCGTCGTGGCGGTGGCCCTCATGGGCGTCCTGGGCGCCGGCGCGTTCGGCAAACTGCTGGGCGGCGGCTACGACGACCCGGCCTCCCCGTCCAGCTTGGCCGCGAAGGCCATCGACGAGAAGTTCGGCGGGGAGACCAACCTGGTCCTGCTGGTCAGCGCCTCCGAAGGCCGAGTCGACGACCAGGCCGCCCGGCAGAGCGGCCGGGATCTGGTGGGTCTTCTCAAGAAGGACCAGCACCTGGAGAACGTGATCTCGTACTGGGACACGGGCAGTTCGGACCTTCGCTCCAAGGACGGTCGTGACGCCATGGTCCTCGCCCATGTGAAGGGCGACGACACCGAGCGGGACGAGAACGCGAAGAGCGTCATCGACGCCTACACCGGCCCGTACGAGAAGACACTCACGGTGCGGGCGGGCGGCGGGGCCGCCGTGACCAGCGAGATGGGCACCCAGTCGGCCAAGGACCTCGTCCTGGCCGAGTCCATCGCCGTGCCGCTCACCCTCGTCCTGCTCCTGCTCGTCTTCGGCAGCATGGTCGCGGCCCTGCTGCCGCTGGCCATCGGCACCATCGCCATCGCGGGCACCTTCGCGGAGCTGTACCTCCTCGGCAGCGTCACCGACGTCTCCGTCTTCGCGATCAACCTGACCACGGCACTGGGCCTCGGCCTCGGCATTGACTACGCCCTGCTGATGGTCAGCCGGTTCCGGGAGCAACTCGCGAACGGGGCGAGCGTGGACGACGCCGTACGGCGCACGGTCGGCACCGCGGGCCGAACCGTCGCGTTCTCCGCCGCGACCGTGGCCGCCGCGCTCGCGGCACTCCTGGTGTTCCCGCAGTACTTCCTGCGCTCGTTCGGGTACGCCGGTGTCGGGGTCGTCGTCATCGCGGCCGTCAGCACCCTGTTCGTCATGCCGGCCCTGTTCGTCGTCCTCGGCCACCGGGTCAACGGCGGTCGGCTGCCCTGGGCGAACCGCCGCCGCCCCGCCACCCGGGCACCCCTGTGGGGACGACTGGCCGCCACCGTCATGCGGCGCCCGGCCCTGACCGCGCTGCCCGTCCTCGCGGTCCTGCTGGTCGCGGCGAGCCCGCTCCTCGGCATCACCTTCGGCACACCGGACGAACGCGTACTGCCCGAGGACGCCACGAGCCGCCAGGTCTCCTCCGTGCTGCGCGAGAAGTTCAACGGCAACGACGACTCCGCCCTCCACATCGTCATCGACGCATCCCTGAACAAGGCCCCACTGGAGTCGTACGCGACCGAGCTGTCCGGGGTCGAGGGCGTCCTCCGCGTCGAGACCAGCACGGGAACCTACGCCGACGGCCGGTCGACCGCGACCGATCCCGGCAACCCCGCCCTCGGCCGCCCCGACGCGCAGCAGCTCAACGTGGTG from Streptomyces sp. NBC_01478 includes the following:
- a CDS encoding MMPL family transporter → MFERIAELVIRRSRLVLVVAVVAVALMGVLGAGAFGKLLGGGYDDPASPSSLAAKAIDEKFGGETNLVLLVSASEGRVDDQAARQSGRDLVGLLKKDQHLENVISYWDTGSSDLRSKDGRDAMVLAHVKGDDTERDENAKSVIDAYTGPYEKTLTVRAGGGAAVTSEMGTQSAKDLVLAESIAVPLTLVLLLLVFGSMVAALLPLAIGTIAIAGTFAELYLLGSVTDVSVFAINLTTALGLGLGIDYALLMVSRFREQLANGASVDDAVRRTVGTAGRTVAFSAATVAAALAALLVFPQYFLRSFGYAGVGVVVIAAVSTLFVMPALFVVLGHRVNGGRLPWANRRRPATRAPLWGRLAATVMRRPALTALPVLAVLLVAASPLLGITFGTPDERVLPEDATSRQVSSVLREKFNGNDDSALHIVIDASLNKAPLESYATELSGVEGVLRVETSTGTYADGRSTATDPGNPALGRPDAQQLNVVSALTPKSDAAQSLVREVRAVVPPAGTHPLVGGVDAVLVDSKHSVGSRLPLAVALVALTTFLLLFLFTGSVVQPLRALFLNMVSLGATLGVMTWIFQNGHLSSLLGFTAQPMDVSMTVLMFCIAFGLSMDYEVFVTSRIKELHDLGEDNESAVTNGLGHTGRIVTAAACLLAVSFFAFGTAELSFMQLFGLGSGLAILIDAVAVRGILVPAAMRVLGRSAWYAPGFLRRFHARFGLSEGGPTPAPGSVERGAPTVH